The following proteins are co-located in the Pyricularia oryzae 70-15 chromosome 1, whole genome shotgun sequence genome:
- a CDS encoding glucose-6-phosphate 1-dehydrogenase, protein MAAESHAAAELELKDNTVIVVLGASGDLAKKKTYPALFGLYRNQFLPKDIKIVGYARTKMDHEEYIRRIRSYIKTPTKDMEQQLDDFCSLCTYVAGQYDKDESFYNLNDHLEDLEKNQSEAHRLFYMALPPSVFTIVSQHLKRCCYPTRGIARVIVEKPFGKDLASSRELQKSLEPDWKEDELFRIDHYLGKEMVKNILILRFGNSFLGATWNRHHIDNVQITFKEPFGTEGRGGYFDEFGIIRDVMQNHLLQVLTLLAMERPISFSSEDIRDEKVRVLRAIPAIEPKNVIIGQYGRSLDGSKPSYKEDDTVPKESRCPTFCALVAYIKNERWDGVPFIMKAGKALNEQKTEIRIQFKDVTSGIFKDIPRNELVMRIQPNESVYIKMNSKLPGLSMQTVVTELDLTYRRRFSDLKIPEAYESLILDCLKGDHSNFVRDDELDASWRIFTPLLHYLDDNKEIVPMEYPYGSRGPAVLDDFTASYGYKFSDAAGYQWPTTSAALHANKF, encoded by the exons ATGGCCGCAGAATCCCATGCCGCTGC TGAGCTGGAGCTCAAGGACAACACGGTCATTGTGGTCCTTGGTGCCTCCGGCGATttggccaagaagaagact TATCCCGCACTTTTCGGACTC TACCGGAACCAATTTCTCCCCAAGGACATCAAGATTGTTGGATATGCCAGGACAAAGATGGACCACGAAGAGTACATTAGGAGAATCAGGTCGTACATTAAGACGCCCACCAAGGACATGGAGCAGCAGCTCGATGATTTCTGCTCGCTCTGCACCTACGTCGCGGGCCAGTATGACAAGGACGAGTCTTTCTACAACCTGAACGACCACCTCGAGGACCTCGAGAAGAACCAGAGCGAGGCTCACAGGCTTTTCTACATGGCGCTCCCGCCCAGCGTCTTCACAATTGTGTCACAGCATCTGAAGAGGTGCTGCTACCCCACCAGGGGGATTGCTCGCGTCATT GTCGAGAAGCCTTTTGGCAAGGACCTGGCCAGCTCCCGCGAGCTCCAGAAGTCTCTGGAGCCAGACTGGAAGGAGGATGAGTTGTTCCGCATCGATCATTACCTGGGCAAGGAGATGGTCAAGAACATCCTCATCCTTCGCTTTGGAAACTCCTTCTTGGGCGCGACATGGAATCGTCACCACATCGACAACGTACAGATCACGTTCAAGGAGCCATTCGGCACCGAAGGTCGCGGTGGCTActttgacgagtttggcATCATTCGTGACGTAATGCAGAACCACTTGCTGCAGGTTCTGACACTGTTGGCCATGGAGCGGCCAATTTCATTCTCCTCTGAGGACATTCGTGACGAGAAGGTCCGCGTTCTCCGTGCCATTCCTGCCATCGAGCCCAAGAATGTCATCATCGGCCAGTACGGAAGGTCGCTTGACGGAAGCAAGCCGTCGTATAAGGAGGACGACACAGTGCCCAAGGAGTCGAGGTGCCCGACCTTCTGCGCATTGGTAGCTTACATCAAGAACGAGCGCTGGGATGGCGTCCCCTTCATTATGAAGGCAGGAAAGGCCTTGAACGAGCAGAAGACGGAGATTCGTATACAGTTCAAGGATGTCACATCCGGTATTTTCAAGGATATCCCCCGCAACGAGCTCGTCATGcgtatccagcccaacgagaGTGTCTACATCAAGATGAACTCGAAGCTGCCCGGACTCAGCATGCAGACGGTGGTTACGGAGCTCGATCTGACTTACCGCCGACGCTTCTCTGATCTGAAGATCCCTGAGGCTTACGAATCATTGATTTTGGACTGCTTGAAGGGTGATCACTCCAACTTCGTTCGAGACGACGAGCTCGACGCCAGCTGGAGAATCTTCACACCCCTGCTGCACTATCTTGATGATAACAAGGAGATTGTGCCCATGGAGTACCCCTACG GCTCACGAGGACCTGCCGTTCTCGACGATTTTACCGCATCATATGGCTACAAATTCAGCGACGCGGCTGGCTACCA GTGGCCTACCACTAGCGCCGCGCTGC
- a CDS encoding vacuolar ATPase assembly integral membrane protein VMA21 → MATRRIVATEKSILEKDDHIGSSPAAGEKSNITPAVPLDVILKLLAFTLAMVVIPIGSYFVTVNSIFKGNSTYAGALAAIMANVVLVAYVVVAMNEDQTEQEKAKEGKKDR, encoded by the exons aTGGCTACTAGGAGAATCGTCGCCACAGAAAAGTCCATCCTGGAAAAGGATGATCACATCGGATCCAGCCCTGCCGCAGGCGAAAAGTCCAACATCACGCCCGCAGTGCCCCT AGATGTCATCCTCAAGCTGTTGGCATTCACGCTTGCCATGGTCGTCATCCCGATCGGCTCCTACTTTGTCACTGTGAACTCGATATTCAAAG GAAACTCAACCTACGCCGGCGCTCTGGCCGCCATCATGGCCAACGTTGTCTTGGTTGCGTACGTCGTCGTGGCCATGAACGAGGACCAGACCGAGCAGGAAAAGGCAAAGGAAGGCAAGAAGGATCGTTGA
- a CDS encoding 60S ribosomal protein L33-B, translating to MPTEAGHRLYVKGRHLSYQRSRHTNRPETSLIKIEGVDDTNAANFYLGKKVAYVYRAQKEVRGTKIRVIWGKVTRPHGNSGVVRAKFTTPLPTRSFGASVRIMLYPSSI from the exons ATGCCTACCGAAGCCGGCCACAGAT TATACGTCAA GGGACGCCACCTGAGCTACCAGCGTAGCCGTCACACCAACCGTCCCGAGACCAGCTTGATCAAGATCGAGGGTGTTGACGACACCAACGCCGCCAA CTTCTACCTCGGCAAGAAGGTCGCATACGTTTACCGGGCGCAGAAGGAGGTCCGCGGTACCAAGATCCGGGTCATCTGGGGCAAGGTCACCAGGCCTCACG GCAACTCGGGCGTCGTCCGCGCCAAGTTCACCACCCCTCTCCCTACACGATCTTTCGGTGCTTCCGTCCGCATCATGCTTTACCCCTCGTCGATATAA
- a CDS encoding lipid A export ATP-binding/permease msbA: protein MSSSQPDPEKVTPSEAGGGQVQQDAPAPSTTAAVTAESPIPEGTAPGSEDGSKGNPEKGGEKADDKADDKVTPTVSARPEREATFKDYVRVFSYAKKFDYVLMVAAAIASIGAGTTLPLMNVLFGRLVNNFTSFDIFNPNALSQFESTLNQLSLYIFILFLVRFTLNYINKFCFRLIGIRMSAAIRLDFLEALFAQSIHVLDSMPSGSAAGTITSTANTLQLGISEKLGTFLEFTSLIVTALIVAMTWSWELTLITSTVIFFLGLVIGVILPFIIKGTSKQTKAEAKATSVASEAFNSIRMVTACGAQERIGLRYSEWVHKAKQFGQSTTPLLAVQFGLIFFGIYAAFALSFWYGTTKMAAEGRVNDAGTIIIVLMSVMMMIFSIERVSAPLIAASKAMVAAAEFFVIIDAPRPNPGTLREPQVSATEDISFSGVTFAYPSRPHVKVLDDLSLTFPAGKVTAIVGPSGSGKSTIVGLIERWYNLKQGHVLAKTVAQDKTKENDKKKKKDGKDGKPKKKSSDGLEDDDNEETSPAPEETGDPIQLQGEVSTCGHNLDDINIKWWRSQIGLVQQEPFLFNDTIEKNVMYGLIGSEFENESEERKKELCREACAEAFADEFIDRLPDGYQTQVGDSGTKLSGGQRQRIAIARSIVKRPKILILDEATSAIDVRGERIVQAALEKASQNRTTITIAHRLSTIKSADKIIVMRNGKAVEQGTHESLLKDDKGVYYGLVNAQQLSLGEENDDSDVAEDSLEERLAREKSAALSENEQATMAPGWKKRGLFNSFGRLLGEQKSRWPVYGISVVAAMIAGAVVPLQAFLFAKLIAIFQNPTVDRYRSDGSFYSLMWLVLAVANGFGYFFLAYSAIHLQHFICAVYRQQYFQSLLYQKIGFFDEEPNSTGSLTARVAGDPKQLEELLGVNMAMVYTAVFGLLGALAIAFAHSWKLALVALCVTVPLGLGAGYFRFKYELDFEKMYAEVFAESSKWASESIGAFRTVSALTLEDVITSRYSTLLSHHVTKAYLKARFTTLIFALSDSISLACQALVFWYGGQLILRGEIDIVQFFVCYLAVINGAEAAGNGLSFGPNAAQAAAASNRILSIRDSVEKDLSNTKNAKSVPDAENGVEIEFRNVSFKYPTRNVNVLKELNLTIGKGKFVALVGASGSGKTSIISLLERFYDVAKGEIVFNGVPVTDVNVFEYRKLMSLVAQEATLFQGSIKDNILIGVDPTTVTEAELHEVCRDASIHDFIVSLPDGYDTDIGSKGVSLSGGQKQRVAIARALIRNPRVLLLDEATSSLDSDTEKLIQATFDRVSKGRTTVAVAHRLATIQNADLIYVLGEGKVLEQGSHAELLKKRGVYWHMCQSQALDR, encoded by the exons ATGAGCAGCAGTCAGCCCGACCCAGAAAAAGTGACGCCTTCCGAGGCTGGCGGTGGCCAAGTTCAACAAGATGCGCCGGCCCCGTCCACAACCGCGGCGGTGACTGCCGAGTCCCCAATACCGGAGGGCACTGCACCAGGCTCCGAAGATGGCTCCAAGGGAAACCCGGAAAAGGGTGGCGAAAAGGCCGATGACAAGGCCGACGATAAGGTTACGCCTACTGTCAGCGCTCGGCCTGAGCGCGAGGCAACCTTCAAGGACTACGTCCGCGTCTTTTCCTACGCCAAGAAGTTCGACTACGTCTTGATGGTCGCTGCCGCGATCGCCTCTATCGGAGCTGGAACC ACTTTACCTCTGATGAACGTCCTTTTTGGAAGACTCGTAAACAACTTTACGTCGTTTGACATCTTCAATC CCAATGCCTTGAGCCAGTTCGAGTCCACTTTGAACCAACTGTCTCTGTACATCTTcattttgtttcttgttcGATTTACTCTGAACTACATAAACAAG TTCTGCTTCCGACTGATTGGAATCCGAATGTCTGCCGCGATCCGTCTAGATTTCTTGGAAGCCTTGTTCGCTCAGTCTATCCACGTGCTGGACTCGATGCCCTCGGGATCCGCCGCTGGAACAATCACGAGCACGGCCAACACGCTGCAGCTAGGCATTTCGGAGAAGCTTGGAACCTTTTTGGAATTCACGTCATTGATAGTCACCGCGTTGATCGTGGCAATGACCTGGTCCTGGGAACTAACCCTGATCACTTCTACAGTGATCTTTTTCCTAGGTTTAGTCATCGGTGTCATTCTCCCATTCATTATCAAGGGGACCTCTAAGCAGACGAAG GCCGAGGCAAAGGCAACATCTGTGGCCAGCGAGGCCTTCAACAGCATCAGAATGGTAACAGCCTGTGGTGCCCAGGAACGCATTGGGCTGCGATATTCTGAATGGGTGCACAAGGCCAAACAGTTTGGACAGTCCACGACCCCCTTATTGGCAGTTCAATTCGGTCTCATCTTTTTTGGCATATATGCAGCTTTCGCCCTCTCGTTCTGGTACGGTACGACAAAGATGGCAGCAGAGGGACGCGTTAATGACGCGGGCACTATCATCATCGTGCTTATGTCCGTTATGATGATGATTTTCTCGATCGAGCGCGTGTCAGCCCCTTTAATTGCTGCCTCAAAGGCTATGGTAGCTGCGGCCGAGTTTTTCGTCATTATCGATGCGCCCCGCCCGAACCCCGGGACGCTCAGGGAGCCCCAGGTGTCGGCCACTGAGGATATTTCTTTCTCGGGCGTTACGTTTGCCTACCCATCCCGGCCTCACGTTAAAGTGTTGGACGATCTAAGTCTTACATTTCCGGCAGGCAAAGTGACAGCTATTGTGGGCCCCTCTGGATCTGGCAAATCTACGATCGTGGGTTTGATCGAGAGGTGGTATAACCTGAAGCAGGGGCATGTCTTAGCAAAGACGGTCGCTCAGGACAAGACCAAGGAGAACgataagaagaagaagaaggatggAAAAGATGGTAAACCCAAGAAGAAATCATCCGACGGCTTAGAGGATGACGACAACGAGGAAACCAGCCCGGCTCCAGAGGAAACCGGAGATCCCATACAGCTCCAAGGAGAGGTGTCAACGTGCGGTCAcaacctggacgacatcaaCATCAAATGGTGGAGGTCCCAGATTGGCTTGGTGCAGCAAGAGCCATTTCTCTTCAACGACACTATCGAAAAGAATGTCATGTACGGACTTATTGGTTCCGAATTTGAGAACGAATCGGAGGAGCGCAAAAAGGAGCTGTGCCGTGAGGCATGCGCCGAGGCTTTTGCGGACGAGTTCATTGACCGGCTACCTGAC GGCTACCAAACGCAAGTGGGAGACTCGGGTACCAAGTTATCCGGCGGACAAAGGCAACGAATTGCCATTGCTCGTAGCATCGTCAAGCGGCCCAAGATTCTTATATTGGATGAGGCGACCAGCGCCATTGATGTTCGAGGAGAACGTATCGTTCAGGCGGCTTTGGAAAAGGCATCGCAGAACCGTACTACGATCACGATTGCCCACAGGCT CTCTACAATCAAGTCGGCCGACAAGATCATAGTCATGAGAAACGGAAAGGCAGTTGAACAAGGCACGCATGAGTCCCTGCTCAAGGATGACAAGGGCGTCTACTACGGCCTTGTGAATGCGCAACAGCTGTCCCTGGGCGAGGAGAACGACGACAGCGATGTGGCCGAGGACAGTCTCGAGGAAAGACTTGCCAGGGAAAAGTCTGCAGCCCTGTCCGAGAATGAGCAGGCAACCATGGCTCCGGGATGGAAGAAACGTGGTCTTTTCAACAGTTTCGGCAGGCTGTTAGGagagcaaaagtctcgatggCCTGTCTACGGCATATCGGTTGTTGCAGCAATGATTGCCGGCGCGGTTGTGCCGCTTCAGGCGTTCCTGTTTGCCAAGTTGATCGCCATCTTCCAGAACCCGACCGTAGACAGATATAGGTCGGATGGTTCCTTCTATTCGCTGATGTGGTTGGTGCTGGCTGTGGCTAACGGCTTTGGCTACTTTTTCCTTGCTTATTCTGCCAT CCACCTTCAACACTTTATATGTGCCGTCTACAGGCAACAATACTTTCAGTCGCTGCTCTATCAAAAGATTGGCTTTTTCGACGAGGAGCCCAACTCGACGGGATCCTTGACGGCAAGGGTGGCAGGCGACCCTAAACAGCTCGAAGAGCTTCTCGGCGTCAACATGgcaatggtatataccgcGGTCTTTGGCCTCCTCGGTGCCCTTGCCATTGCTTTTGCCCACAGCTGGAAGCTCGCTCTTGTTGCTCTTTGCGTGACAGTCCCTCTTGGATTAGGTGCAGGCTAT TTCCGTTTCAAATACGAGCTCGATTTCGAAAAGATGTATGCCGAG GTATTTGCAGAATCGAGCAAATGGGCTTCAGAAAGTATCGGAGCCTTCAGAACGGTTTCCGCATTGACTTTGGAGGATGTTATAACCTCGCGCTACTCGACCCTACTTTCGCACCACGTCACCAAGGCCTACCTAAAAGCCAGGTTTACCACATTGATCTTTGCTCTAAGCGACTCGATCAGTCTTGCTTGCCAGGCTCTTGTCTTCTGGTACGGCGGCCAGTTAATCCTCAGGGGTGAGATTGACATTGTTCAGTTCTTTGTCTGTTACTTGGCTGTCATCAACGGAGCCGAAGCGGCCGGCAACGGCTTGAGTTTCGGTCCCAACGCCGCTCAGGCTGCCGCTGCGTCCAACAGGATCCTTAGCATTAGGGACTCGGTGGAGAAGGATTTGAGCAACACGAAAAACGCCAAGTCAGTGCCTGATGCCGAGAACGGCGTCGAAATAGAGTTCCGGAACGTGTCTTTCAAGTATCCCACCAGGAATGTAAACGTTTTGAAGGAGTTGAATCTAACTATCGGCAAGGGAAAATTT GTGGCTTTGGTCGGTGCATCTGGTTCGGGCAAGACCTCCATCATTTCACTTTTGGAACGCTTTTACGACGTGGCCAAGGGCGAGATCGTCTTCAACGGTGTACCCGTCACCGACGTTAATGTGTTCGAATACCGCAAGCTCATGTCCCTGGTCGCCCAGGAGGCAACCCTTTTCCAGGGATCCATCAAGGATAACATCTTGATCGGCGTTGATCCGACGACCGTGACCGAAGCCGAGTTGCACGAGGTCTGCCGCGATGCCTCTATTCACGACTTTATCGTCTCGCTCCCAGACGGCTACGACACCGACATTGGTTCCAAAGGCGTTTCACTTTCGGGCGGCCAAAAACAACGGGTTGCCATTGCGCGCGCCTTGATTCGCAACCCTCGCGTGCTTCTCCTCGACGAAGCCACATCGTCTCTCGATTCGGATACGGAGAAGCTCATCCAGGCTACCTTTGACCGCGTTTccaagggccgcacaaccgTAGCCGTTGCCCACCGCCTCGCTACCATCCAAAACGCCGACCTCATCTACGTCCTAGGCGAGGGCAAAGTGCTGGAGCAGGGCAGCCATGCCGAGTTGCTCAAGAAGCGCGGCGTTTATTGGCACATGTGCCAGAGCCAAGCTCTGGACAGGTGA
- a CDS encoding chromodomain-helicase-DNA-binding protein 3 yields MPPPIQPASPLARRPKLKQTTLSSLIDLDSENSSDDELVDPRKMLPRHSTQATQIVEPRTSLRRAPVSSPAPSISSPARSVSSTIEIPASSPFRQQSKIGSGRLASAMAPRGTAYCAPNQTKTVLGKRPSPIENHFSSDASQPKRITIDISDSSSDERADLKPTSFSKKSLQTSSNTSPKDQDTASPDEIVRGGVLEKRLSNLIYFDGSRAPALSKLVPGRTLKEYQTALLKCNENKADAANWLMDNPTPKKQRQKDVQGFIRSFAYGPSPEAPSPPGSGDSDSDCIVEVTPKPKPAQPRRRLQQGRRPQASPVSSPVKARSEEEEEPIAITDDDDTDEEGYSSSENHIDPVDKAARALKYLNECELNGLLAICGSSKAKKDAARAMIENRPFRSLAAAKKVSVTAQTKGRKSKAELQEVGEDIVYDVSKFIKSLDAIDEVVATCEEEGVRMKSITDHWCMDSRGSSRTGKQPLPIPREPKLLQGRCTMKSYQIYGLNWLNQLYQHKFGCILADDMGLGKTCQIISFIAHIVESYNPKVDEVRPWPNLIVVPPSTLDNWQVEFEKFAPGVKVTMYHGKDREWLADEIKSDPAEHHVVLTTYTQLGRTGERDHTKIISKIRPNVAIFDEGHNLKNSKTKLYKDLCRITANWRVMLTGTPVQNNLMEMINLLNFIQPELFDGRVETLKDLFDQKVTLQEVSNGAMLFSDRVRRARSILEPFILQRQKEHVLGGFPPKTSRVLYCDMDAAQLKIYNEYRDRFRTGKDGSRAAGGAAIASRTSNDQNNVWIQLRKAAIHSQLFRRHFTDKKVAEMGDMLMRKVPQSRLKQDNKQHLIAELMDLSDFELHVWCVDEPCIKKFDVEKDSWMESGKVQKLLELLRQFRKNGDRALIFTRFAKVIEILTECLSTAEVPHLTFQGSTAVDMRQDLIDEFNENKDLTAFLLTTGAGGTGINLASANKVIIFDQSDNPQDDVQAENRAHRFGQTRPVEVIRLISRDSIEELVYKACQKKLELANRVTGTELPVASEVDVEAEVRQMMLSEESKADNSDE; encoded by the coding sequence ATGCCACCCCCAATCCAGCCAGCATCGCCATTGGCTAGGCGCCCAAAATTAAAGCAAACAACATTATCATCGCTCATCGACCTCGATTCTGAAAACAGCAGCGACGATGAACTTGTAGATCCTCGCAAAATGCTCCCTCGGCACTCCACCCAAGCCACACAAATTGTCGAACCTCGAACTAGTCTCCGACGGGCTCCCGTCTCGTCCCCAGCTCCCTCGATCTCTTCGCCCGCCAGATCAGTCTCCTCTACTATCGAAATACCGGCTTCCTCACCTTTTCGTCAACAAAGCAAGATAGGCAGTGGACGGCTGGCTTCCGCCATGGCTCCCAGGGGCACAGCTTATTGCGCCCCGAATCAAACAAAAACTGTTCTCGGTAAACGACCGTCCCCGATCGAAAACCATTTTTCGTCAGATGCTTCTCAGCCCAAGCGCATCACGATTGATATTAGCGATAGTTCCAGCGACGAACGTGCAGATTTGAAACCAACTTCTTTTAGCAAAAAGTCGCTTCAGACTTCGTCAAATACAAGTCCCAAGGACCAGGATACCGCCAGCCCAGACGAGATTGTGAGGGGTGGAGTATTGGAAAAGCGGCTGTCGAATCTAATTTATTTTGACGGTTCAAGGGCCCCGGCGCTGAGCAAGCTGGTCCCAGGTCGGACTCTCAAGGAGTACCAGACTGCGCTTCTCAAGTGCAACGAGAACAAGGCTGATGCCGCAAACTGGCTCATGGACAACCCCACTCCAAAGAAACAGCGCCAAAAGGACGTGCAAGGATTTATTAGATCTTTCGCATACGGCCCGTCACCCGAAGCGCCGTCTCCTCCCGGCTCTGGCGACTCCGATTCTGATTGTATTGTTGAGGTTACACCCAAGCCGAAACCTGCGCAGCCACGGCGACGACTTCAGCAGGGCCGAAGGCCGCAGGCTTCTCCGGTTTCGTCGCCGGTCAAGGCCCGGtcggaggaagaggaggagccAATCGCTATTACAGACGACGATGACACCGACGAAGAGGGCTATTCTAGCTCTGAAAATCATATCGATCCCGTGGACAAAGCCGCCCGCGCCTTGAAGTACTTGAACGAATGTGAGCTCAACGGTCTCCTGGCTATTTGCGGCAGCTCAAAGGCCAAAAAGGACGCCGCGAGGGCCATGATTGAGAACCGTCCTTTCCGAAGCTTGGCCGCCGCGAAAAAGGTTAGCGTGACGGCTCAAACAAAAGGGCGCAAATCCAAGGCAGAATTGCAAGAGGTTGGCGAGGATATCGTTTATGACGTCTCCAAGTTCATCAAAAGCCTTGATGCGATTGATGAGGTGGTTGCCACGTGCGAGGAAGAGGGCGTACGAATGAAGTCTATCACCGATCACTGGTGCATGGATTCAAGAGGCAGCAGTCGTACTGGGAAGCAGCCTTTGCCTATTCCTCGCGAGCCCAAGCTCCTCCAGGGCCGCTGCACCATGAAGTCGTACCAGATTTACGGCCTCAATTGGCTGAATCAACTGTACCAACACAAATTTGGTTGTATATTGGCAGACGACatgggtcttggcaaaacaTGTCAGATTATATCATTTATTGCTCACATCGTCGAATCTTACAACCCAAAGGTTGACGAGGTTCGACCCTGGCCCAACTTGATCGTGGTACCACCATCGACCCTCGACAACTGGCAGGTCGAGTTCGAGAAGTTTGCGCCCGGAGTGAAGGTGACCATGTATCACGGAAAAGATCGTGAATGGCTTGCCGACGAGATCAAATCGGACCCTGCTGAGCACCATGTGGTCCTAACCACTTATACCCAGCTTGGCCGCACTGGAGAAAGGGATCATACCAAGATCATATCCAAGATTCGACCTAATGTCGCCATCTTCGACGAAGGTCACAACCTGAAAAACTCGAAAACAAAGCTGTACAAGGACCTCTGCAGAATCACGGCGAACTGGAGGGTGATGCTCACCGGAACCCCTGTGCAGAACAACTTGATGGAGATGATCAACCTTTTGAACTTCATTCAGCCAGAGCTCTTTGACGGTCGCGTGGAAACCCTCAAGGATCTTTTTGACCAGAAGGTAACCCTGCAAGAAGTCAGCAATGGAGCTATGCTTTTTAGCGATCGTGTCCGCCGAGCAAGAAGCATCCTGGAACCATTCATCCTGCAACGCCAGAAGGAGCACGTCCTGGGTGGTTTCCCTCCCAAGACCAGCAGGGTGCTGTACTGCGATATGGATGCTGCGCAGCTTAAGATATACAACGAGTACCGCGATCGATTCCGGACCGGCAAAGATGGATCACGAGCAGCGGGAGGTGCTGCAATTGCCTCGCGGACCTCCAACGATCAAAATAACGTGTGGATCCAGTTGCGAAAAGCAGCTATTCATTCACAATTATTCAGAAGGCATTTTACCGACAAGAAGGTCGCCGAGATGGGTGACATGCTTATGCGCAAAGTACCACAGTCTAGACTCAAACAAGACAACAAGCAGCATTTGATTGCTGAGCTGATGGACTTGTCAGACTTTGAGCTCCACGTCTGGTGTGTTGATGAGCCATGTATCAAAAAATTTGATGTGGAAAAAGACTCGTGGATGGAGAGCGGCAAGGTCCAAAAGCTCCTGGAGCTTCTCCGTCAATTCCGCAAAAACGGTGACAGGGCGCTCATCTTTACGCGGTTCGCAAAGGTGATCGAGATCCTTACCGAATGCCTATCGACAGCCGAAGTACCACACCTTACCTTTCAGGGATCGACGGCGGTGGATATGCGGCAGGATCTGATTGACGAGTTCAATGAAAACAAGGATTTGACAGCTTTCCTTCTCACGACGGGCGCGGGAGGTACGGGCATCAACCTAGCTTCTGCCAACAAGGTTATCATCTTCGACCAAAGTGACAACCCCCAGGACGACGTGCAGGCCGAAAACCGGGCACACCGCTTTGGACAAACACGACCGGTTGAGGTGATCCGGCTCATCAGCCGTGATTCAATCGAAGAGCTCGTCTACAAGGCCTGTCAGAAGAAGCTCGAGCTTGCCAATCGTGTCACGGGCACGGAGCTCCCTGTTGCTTCGGAAGTTGATGTCGAGGCGGAGGTGCGGCAGATGATGTTGTCTGAGGAGAGCAAAGCAGACAACAGTGATGAATGA